The segment GCCATAATTAAGGCAGGCATCCATACAATATGTATCAGCCCCTTCTTTTCCCTCCAGATCTCCAATGGCAACACACTCGTTTctgtaaaagattttaaaaattaacgaCATAATATAGAAATTCAAGAccgattaatattttatttgttgctgACCATAATCAATATTTGATTATTATGATACTTACGGGCAATGACATGCTGTTTGTGGACAATTTGGTGGATAACGCAAACAATTCGTTTCACACCATTGATCCATACCAGGTAAGTTCCGGAAAGCATTTGAAGCAATACATTTTTGATCCCTGCAAATCAGGCATGAGCCAAAAGAAAATTAGAAATTCATTTCTTATACTACATAACAATTTATAACTCACTTTAGTTAACAATCGacatgttttttaaaattgtatataataatttgaaataaaatgtcaaattaaaaaaatgcgtaTTATAAAagcacaaatttaaaaatttataaaattgataaaagtaaattaaacgaaaaaagtttataaagcaATGCATAACAATTCCAAAGCACGCCAGTCAATTAAAGTCGAgaaggaaaatgaaaatattaagctacggaaaaaaataaaaagcttgACCACaggtttttatttacaaatgaattaaaaaatccgtgatatttttgaaatatctttCAGATAAACATTTGGGTAACAAGAGAGAAACAGTGTGGGATCGTCTAAGTAAAGTCAAAAAAGCTCCCAGTATGGAGAATATTTTAGGAGCAACGAGATCACGTCCTAGTATTACTTTTAAAACTTCACAACGTTTTCAAACTTTAAAGCAGTTCCCGTTCAATCAGTCAATACAAGTGACACGAAATCCATTATTACCAACTACTAGTTCCAATAACAAGCTATCGAATGTGACTAAAAAAAGCAGTCTAAAGCCAAGTGTTGCCTCTGAAACTGAAAAGCGAGCGTTTTTACATATCGATCCTATTAAAGAGATAATGACTGCTCGCAGTTTGAATCGTGATGAATCGAAAtctttattaaacagtaaattagATTCCTTGGAGGCTTCGAATGAAGAATATGAATTGGCTCCATTATTGAACTCTGAGTACAACTCTACGAGCAGTATAGTAATATTGAACAATGTTCGTGAATTtttgcaacaacagcaaaaatttATGACCTTGAATGATATTGAACTCGTTAAAGATGTTGTTAAGTCCGATAGCAGATATAGAGAAGTGGACCAAAATCCCAAACtctttaaagaaattctaaaaaatcaGTTACAAAAGACATTAAAACACGAATTtgctattaaaaatgttttagacTGTTTAGAATCTTCGGGTTTAGAGCAAAATCTTCAAATCGAAACAACCAAATCCATAAACAAAATTGTGAGTTTCTCGGGCAACAGTACAGAATCCCAAAAATTCGAAGTcgatattatatttaaaaatgttccatCTTTagataaagaaattgaaattctTAGAGCTCTCGGTGAAAAATTAGAAGCTACTCTAAAAAGTTCAACATCTCTTAGAAAAAATCATGAAGATATAGGGACACATAGGTCAATCTTTACACCGCCATTTACGAAAGATAGTAATCAACATGTAATGTCTAAATTAAGATGCGAATTGTACGTTTTAACTGGTGAATATAATGCGGAGGTCGTAGTTCATCAAATTGGTATTCGACTTCATATGGGAATTATAAATGAATTCTATGTGGCTAATAAAACCATCGTTGAGCTTAAAGAGGAATCTAATCGCCCGTTCTATGTATCAAGTAATTCGAAAAGCCTTCTACTGAAAAGAACATCTTTTAAAGAACTTAAGGAAACCCCAAGCGAATTACTGCGTTATCTAAAGCCCAAGAATTCCAAAATTGCATTTAACATACTAGAACAAGatccaatattttttaacaatttatttaataagtcTGTAAAGCTTTGGAGCGTTCCTTATGATTTGTCTAAAAACTTCTCATATACCGAGAAAGACCAGCACATGGCAATGAAACATTCCCTTTGTGAGGGTGGTGACAGTGCACTTTGGGATCAAATTAACGACGAATCACATAAACATTTTACGAAAGCGTTAATTGTTAAGGACTCTTTTTACAAGACATTACGTGATACCAATACAACTACAAGTACTTTTGAGCCACCCATTAGGGGCAAGCAACGCAGGCGCATAAGACGTTATTTAACCCCAATGCCAACTGGTACCTGTTTtaatccaaaaaatacattgttCAAGACAGTTTTAGTGGGAATTGTACAAATGTCGGTATTCATAATATTCATAATGGCCTTAACATATCCGGATGCCAGGTGTTAGCATGTTTCGactattttcttttacataaatttattaaaaagaaattacagAAGTTCATTTTTTCAGACATAAttcgtaaaatattaaattcagtAATAtcttttccttttaaataaatgtaaactggtgtttaataaatacataaaattattaGTATTGTATAACAATCAATTGTTCATTATTCGATAATATTTCTTCCGGTCCAGCTCACTCAAGTTACTTTTGgtaatcatcataaaacaaagcaagatTAATTTTGAGAATGGTTACAAAAACACGATATTGGTTACAGAAATGAGTCTgtctaatttacataaatatatatgtataaatatgcaAGATTATGGAAAAATGGAAATGAAAAGGTAGGCcacaattaattatatttatttactgttAGTTTGTTCTTTGCCGTTATTGTAATTGACAAAATTGTATtgacaaaatattgttttgcttATAATTTAATTCGGTTGTACTAACTTCAAGACtgacatacatacatctatATGTAACTCCAATTTGAATTACAGTAAAGTTGACTTAAACTTAAATGTAATTCTTTAACAGATATGTATATTAGATAAGTAAAGAATTGGTTTAAAGACatgacaaaaacatttttacaagagACATTAACcttaataaactttttgtatttttaagcgaaatTCCTTTATTTATAGTACTAGTTGTAtgatgtacatatttttatgaaGCAGTGCAAAAgtcaaatatttaagaatattttttttagcaaattctttaaattgtaGAATAAAACCAAcaccaattttgaatatatagaGTAAAACACAGTAAATGTCTTTTTATACCAAGTAATAATTCGTATTTATTTCAATTCGATTAATGATTATAAATGATAAGTTAAGCTAAACCCAatccaacattaaaaaaaagcatATACTTGCAATACATATCGCTTATTTACATCTACAActgaaacattttatattataaattataaaaaaaatgtgtattttggaATTGTACCGccatacatacagtgtctctcataagtattcgaatttaggtataatataaaaagaaactaaatttaataacatattttgtatgcaaaattaataaattcatttgttaaattctctagatagtccttagctttgatatcacgctttttgaaactttaaaaattcacatttacttaaattaattaagctttatttaaaaaaagtccataaaattacctcacaaaagtatacgaattttttctgtatttcatatttgactatattaaacaaaacatataaattagaatcgaatgttttttgctaaaaattgttttaaggggtaactatcaaccgaatggatatatttttggaccatttggtccacaattttggagtatttgtaccatattttcatataatatcacaaattacgatttttgaccatatttgccatattttttctctttttccagagataaaaccaaaatttaatattgggatttaatagattccttcagatatctaaaaataataatctttgttataaggatttgtttttaaggGGTAttttaaatcccaataacaaattttggatttatctctgggaaaaaggagaaaaaatacaaatattgccaaaaaccgccattttaatgatattacataaaaagatggtacaattgtggaccaaatgatccaaaattatatcgattcggttgatagttaccccttaaaacaatttttagcaaaaaaacattcgattctaagttttgtgtttcgtataatatagtcaaatatgaaatacagaaaaaaattcgtatacttttgtgaggtaattttatggacttttttaaataaatctaaattaatttaagtaaatgtgaatttttaaagttttaaaaagcgtaatATCAAAGCTAAAGACTGTctagtgaatttaacaaatttatttattaactttgcatacaaaatatgttattaaatttggtttttttcataatatacctaaattcgaatacttatgagagacactgtacatacccagcaaaaaagtgTGGAAAAGATGGAATAATCTGAAGTGCATAATTCTTACAATGACATGCTTCTATGTGTATGTAAATTTCTTTGGTTTTCACCAAAATTTGATGTACGGATTAGATTTTATCTGGGTCAAAATTTCTATAtgcatttcaaaatttataattatatttaacaaaaaaacttttattgtttatCAACTAAAACCAGGATGCTCAAAGAAAGGTGATGCCATCAAGGCAGCtgacttttatttgtttattaaaatataatttccttATTTGTCCATTAAgtctaattgaaaatattttcttctttgtgGCACTATTAATGAAcgatatattgaaaacaatacaTTTATCTAGTTTATTTCGACTTAATAATTCGACCGTGTCATAACTTGTTTTCTATTAAACTtaatgaaaaaagaagaaaattatacactttttaaaatagttatgaatatttaaaatagttatcgGGAAAAATTGAGAGTATATTACTACTCTATGGACTGTAACAAAAAGGAATAATTTTGGAGTATCACTGTGTAATTAATCATTACGATTATTAATCATTATATTACAGCTATGACTAAAGcttattaatttctaaaatgtaaACCATTACGAAATTGGAAATTTTGGAAAACTATAGATTAACCTTCATATTCATAAATgtctaataaagttattgatggttttttgtaggaattttgtatagaaaatgtgcgtaataaacctataactatattatataaaactataactatattatttttcaaaaataatcatattggtTATTTAACAGTTATAAGTTATatcaaaaaagttaatttataacagttattttgtgaaaaagttatttttcaacctaaaaataaaaattcaaatgaaactttaaaaagttttatttttccgtcataaaataaaaattatttaaagttttattttttccgttagtaaataaaactcattttcaataataatgcctttcgaagaaattaaaaaagcttgTCTTCAGTCATAACTGAAAATTACCATTTGCCGTTTTTGATTCAGATGTTTTGAACGTCAGTTCTCACATTTTCACGAAAGTTATAAAGTTTTGAGAAAGAATGACGTTTTTGTAAGTGTGTTGGGTTTACACAGAACTCGTGAGAAGATCTTAATGTTAGTGTTGTAAGAAATACTGTTCATTTCTTGATATTGAGagattttattatgaaaatcttataaattttaaaatttgtgtagaATACTTAAACCTCGATAAAATCTGAGCTGTAACGAATTTAGGAATGTTGGAGGGTACTTTTTTAAACCACTTGGTGTTTTTGCTGGGAGAAAGTGGTGAGTGGACACTGTTTTTCCATCTGTATGTTCGAAATTTACAACTTCGATTTATTTGGACCAGTCTAATGTGTAAATATTcttgtttattaatattacttataaaatataaccttttaaaaataattaagcaaaaatatttcataattccAATTgcacttaatatttaatttgtatttgttaacattgtgcttttgtatataatatgtaaataagtatttttagtatatatgtatgtatgtacatatataagtatgtgTGTAACTTATTTCTAAATATGTGTTTGGGAATATTTATAAGTATGTAGATTTATACATGTATGATTCAGCAcctgttatatttttatttgtttaatgttaatgttgttattatccaaattaaaacaaagcttttttttaaatatgtatgtatgaatatatgtacatatgtatatcttactttaaaaataactacataagtttgtatgtttttataaatatgtatgttactAATTAGTGCCTTgaagaatttctataaaaagcgaGAAAGCAAATAAtttgattattattaaataatatttacaaaattagacCCAACGAAAGCAAGGAATGGGTCTTAATGCACATGAAAAACACCTTCGTAACTTACCTCACAATTAatggaaaaacatttttatcttcGGGTGCTCTATAATCTCTATAGTACAATAAATACGGATTTCTATTGTTGACAAATAGAGGAGGTAAGCCTCCTCCTGTATTTGAAACGATCGCTATATCCGCACAGTTACGGAACGTTTCTAAATAAAGTTTatcgacatttttaaacaaaaatactttaaacaattttaaataaggaTTTGTACCTGCTTTACCACACCCGACGGCTTCGGTACCATTAGCACATGTGCCCCACATATTGGCGGTATAGTAAGTCCACTGCAAAACACATTGAGTGCAAGTGACGTAGGGTGGCAGACGTACGCGATAGCGGAAAATGTCCTTCTTTTTAGTATCACGAGGTATAAGAAAGCGATGTTCTCTACTTCCAGATATGTAAAGGGGATAACGATCAAAGCACTCTTGATTGGCTTCTTTACGAGGATTATTATTTGGACACAAGTACATCTCAAAACGACCATAATGATTTGCAGTCAACTCAACTTCAACATCGATTTCCtaaaaagattttaagaaaattaagtataaaatataatttcccagtaatacttttaaagagacttttttacaatgttgtatgtatgtaattaaaatgtaataaatatacatacctGACCAGATGAATAATATCTTGATATAATTCCTTTTGCATATTCTCCTCCAGCTTCATGTGGACGTGGAGTTCTTAGGTGAAAAGCATCACCACAAACACCACATTTACCTTGATTTTGTTCCCATTGCACTGCATAACCTCCGCAGAATAATTCGTTATCATTATAATTGACAGGATTTGGATATCCAAATCGCCACATTGCATTACGTGCAGGTGGATCCATTAATCGACCATGGCTAAATACAAGAGGCGCTCTTATGAAGCAGCCCAACACACActgataaaaatacatttaatagtttataaaaatatttattaattataattatagaaattaattacCAATATAAGGGGTAAATCCAACATTGCTGatgtattattttcttaagatataaatttatctgtaaatattgcaaataaatataaattaaataaattttttaccaaaataacaatttgaaaatCACGTTTTTGGCCATaactaagtttttataaattttccatcaaaaacctgctatttatttgtatttactcAATAGCTCATTTTAATGACAATTAAATACCGCCTTCATAACTTGCAAAAACTCTagtaacttttaatttttttaaacatgccAGCCAAGTAATTGttcctattttatttttagtatatttaagttttaaaaaaagttttgaaaattaattcaataaaattcatCCCGATTGGCATTCCTATATAATACCATAGCCAGAAGTGGATCCACGGGTGGAAATTTCCTCccaaaaccgaaaatttttcatataaaatataacaatgaggaaaaaagaaaaaataatataagtaCAAAAACTAACTTTCCCCTCTCCCAAAAATTCGAACTGCATCCGCGGCTGACCATATCTAATGTTATTGTCAGTATGTTGTCACATcaaaaattaacagaaaaaaaacttaaaaaattaatttaatgaatgtCACTTTCATGTGCCAAATTGGATAAAAGCCAAAGTCATCATTCAGATGGTGTTGAATTTACGTTCTAGTTATATTTGTgcgttttaaatataattgtttttatgcaaaaacaaaCACGTAGGAGTTTTAGGGTcttattcattaaatttttataaataaaaagatttataaatcaaattttcatacaaaatttgttctgtaaacctttgataaatgtttatgagtAAGGCAGTTATACtataacacaacaaaaaaatccaaagaagctaaacaatactataaaatacatacatacatacatacatacatacatacatacatacatacatattaaaaaatatgtataaaaattacttccacAGAAGCTAAAaatgtgataaatgttatttttgaagCACTTTGTTTATTTCTTGGTATGTATGTAGCATATAGTTTGTCAATTTTCATATAAAGATTGGTAAGTTCAAGTTTTATCTTCTAAATAGTTATTCATATTTCactgatttattaaaattaattgtgtaGGTATCTTTAATATGATGACAAGGTCCTTTGTAAGTAGTACcacatttaatatttgtaatattgaCACTGGTCGACAAAATTATAGTCATTCGTGCCATTTGTGTTTATGTACTCTTCAATCTTTAGAAATAAATAGTAATGTCTCTCTCTATTATGTACAGCTACAACTTAACTAATGTTTAAGGTACTAACAGCCAACGCAACTGACTACAAATTGGTATTATTAACGGTAACTTTCGTAAGTTGCAAAAAGGTATCGATTTTTTGTAATtcgtgtttgtttaaaagacttGCAGTtcaaaaatgtacataaataaacactaaaatatattgaaaagtcCGTTTTAAGTtattgtataccctacaccaccatcTTAAAGTATAGTGGTTTTGAGCCGATTGAGCTATGTCCGgtcctttaggctcataattacgttaaatgttctattatgtcaacaaaattcaacaaaacttagttttatagaacgataaatgcCATTACTGATTTTTATAGTGATGGGGGACAAACTCCCCgacagaaaatgacttgaatgtcatgcttcatttaaaattactaataaaacgattaaaatctacataaataccTTTGAAGTAGACATAAATTCCTCGACCTAAATTTACAAAggtaggcccatatttacccctactcccCAATTAGCCCTccattttttgtcaacaataagtaaaaatattccacaataaactgtatttattaaaaaatacgtattttgttaaataagtattttgaaaaattactgaATTTTTAACGCGGTTTAGCGCAATTCAAAAACTCCACGTatgactttttggaaagctgttAAGAGACTTTATggatatatttgtatatttgtccAATTATAATACCATTTACCATTAGCATTACATCTATAACTTCGGGGCTATTTACCTGGGTAAAGGAAATCATCCGCATTCGCAGAACAACTGGCTAAAATTAGgaatttaacaatataaaataaaacctagTTTTCAGCTTTATCCAGAAAATCTAAataaagatttagtggaatagtGGAAATCAAAGGCCATAAGTATCAAATATTTGCatgtatcgcgattattgttcgtcgtacgacTTTAGatattattacaacttttgtaggcaatacaatttccaatattttggtaGAGATTATTTTTGCGGATCTTCATTTATTTTCgaattatttagttttcatattcCTTAGCTATGTTACTTAAGAATATCAATtagatttatacaaataaaaatattttgattgctATTATTGCATAAATTAGCagaaaatacttatttaatcatttatttCAGAATTGCGACTTATTAGCACAGCACCtggttatttaaaatatcaaagtggtctaaaatttttatttcactttcaatttgaaatttaattttgtggtcTTAATTTTTTCCCACATTGCACATAAGTACTACCAGTAGAGgtacaaattgcaataataaaNNNNNNNNNNNNNNNNNNNNNNNNNNNNNNNNNNNNNNNNNNNNNNNNNNNNNNNNNNNNNNNNNNNNNNNNNNNNNNNNNNNNNNNNNNNNNNNNNNNNACAAGATCTCAAGGAACATCAGAACGTTGCGGTTGCGCAAACTAAAAGCAACTATATCGCGGAATTATATTGTgtaccaaaaatattaaaaaagtgaaataacaTTACAGCACAGTGTTGAAAATAAGgttagaataataataaatgtaataaatattaatacaaaaacaaatatcctTTATTCTTATATAGTATATTTATAATGTAAAGAACTTAAAATTATGtcatttacatttttctattttgttaaattttaactaaaacgtttcttttttattataatacgatatttataaacaaatattttgtttaaatgcttTTCAAAGTCAAACACCTTTATGGTTTCTGCATTCTGACTTTGTGAAGCGTCAGAATGAGTGAGTGTAAGTAAGTTTGTAAGTGTGtttgaaaattgcattttctgATTGGAATACTAATGATCTTCGCTTTGAATCACAAGT is part of the Lucilia cuprina isolate Lc7/37 chromosome 3, ASM2204524v1, whole genome shotgun sequence genome and harbors:
- the LOC111678898 gene encoding uncharacterized protein LOC111678898 isoform X1; translation: MLDLPLILCVLGCFIRAPLVFSHGRLMDPPARNAMWRFGYPNPVNYNDNELFCGGYAVQWEQNQGKCGVCGDAFHLRTPRPHEAGGEYAKGIISRYYSSGQEIDVEVELTANHYGRFEMYLCPNNNPRKEANQECFDRYPLYISGSREHRFLIPRDTKKKDIFRYRVRLPPYVTCTQCVLQWTYYTANMWGTCANGTEAVGCGKAETFRNCADIAIVSNTGGGLPPLFVNNRNPYLLYYRDYRAPEDKNVFPLIVRDQKCIASNAFRNLPGMDQWCETNCLRYPPNCPQTACHCPNECVAIGDLEGKEGADTYCMDACLNYGSNCPIDKCRCF
- the LOC111678898 gene encoding uncharacterized protein LOC111678898 isoform X2; this encodes MLDLPLILCVLGCFIRAPLVFSHGRLMDPPARNAMWRFGYPNPVNYNDNELFCGGYAVQWEQNQGKCGVCGDAFHLRTPRPHEAGGEYAKGIISRYYSSGQEIDVEVELTANHYGRFEMYLCPNNNPRKEANQECFDRYPLYISGSREHRFLIPRDTKKKDIFRYRVRLPPYVTCTQCVLQWTYYTANMWGTCANGTEAVGCGKAETFRNCADIAIVSNTGGGLPPLFVNNRNPYLLYYRDYRAPEDKNVFPLIVRNSSRH
- the LOC124418704 gene encoding uncharacterized protein LOC124418704; the encoded protein is MHNNSKARQSIKVEKENENIKLRKKIKSLTTDKHLGNKRETVWDRLSKVKKAPSMENILGATRSRPSITFKTSQRFQTLKQFPFNQSIQVTRNPLLPTTSSNNKLSNVTKKSSLKPSVASETEKRAFLHIDPIKEIMTARSLNRDESKSLLNSKLDSLEASNEEYELAPLLNSEYNSTSSIVILNNVREFLQQQQKFMTLNDIELVKDVVKSDSRYREVDQNPKLFKEILKNQLQKTLKHEFAIKNVLDCLESSGLEQNLQIETTKSINKIVSFSGNSTESQKFEVDIIFKNVPSLDKEIEILRALGEKLEATLKSSTSLRKNHEDIGTHRSIFTPPFTKDSNQHVMSKLRCELYVLTGEYNAEVVVHQIGIRLHMGIINEFYVANKTIVELKEESNRPFYVSSNSKSLLLKRTSFKELKETPSELLRYLKPKNSKIAFNILEQDPIFFNNLFNKSVKLWSVPYDLSKNFSYTEKDQHMAMKHSLCEGGDSALWDQINDESHKHFTKALIVKDSFYKTLRDTNTTTSTFEPPIRGKQRRRIRRYLTPMPTGTCFNPKNTLFKTVLVGIVQMSVFIIFIMALTYPDARC